A stretch of the Tardiphaga sp. 709 genome encodes the following:
- a CDS encoding LysR substrate-binding domain-containing protein — protein sequence MTLEQLRIFVAVAEHEHMTRAAESLHLTQSATSAAIAALETRYATQLFHRVGRRIELTEIGRAFLIEARAVLARAAAATTVLTDMAGMTRGSLALAASQTVGNYFLPPVMARYRQRFPGIDLSLRIGNTEQVADWVRDGEVDLGIVEGAVDDPALATQPVSDDDLVLVVGRSHPWAKQHTVVPGQFAETDWVLREAGSGTRAIAQSVLEQSDIAPDHIRVAMELPSNEAVCAAVVAGAGASIISRLVAAALIGTGDLIAIKASLPTRRFIQLRHKERYVTQATREMSEMMGAR from the coding sequence ATGACGCTCGAACAGCTCCGGATCTTCGTCGCCGTCGCAGAACACGAGCACATGACGCGGGCTGCCGAGAGTCTGCATCTCACCCAATCCGCCACCAGCGCCGCCATTGCGGCGCTGGAGACGCGCTATGCGACGCAACTGTTTCACCGTGTCGGCCGCCGCATCGAATTGACCGAGATTGGCCGCGCCTTTCTGATCGAAGCCCGGGCCGTACTGGCACGCGCCGCCGCCGCGACGACCGTGCTCACCGATATGGCCGGCATGACGCGCGGCTCCCTGGCGCTGGCCGCGAGCCAGACCGTCGGCAATTACTTTCTGCCGCCTGTCATGGCGCGCTATCGCCAGCGCTTCCCCGGCATCGACCTCAGCCTGCGCATCGGAAATACCGAACAGGTGGCCGACTGGGTGCGCGATGGCGAAGTCGACCTCGGCATCGTTGAAGGCGCGGTTGACGATCCGGCGCTCGCGACCCAGCCCGTGAGCGACGACGACCTCGTGCTAGTGGTCGGCCGATCGCATCCATGGGCGAAGCAACACACTGTCGTGCCGGGTCAGTTCGCCGAGACAGACTGGGTGCTGCGTGAAGCCGGCTCCGGCACGCGCGCCATCGCACAATCGGTGCTGGAGCAATCAGACATCGCGCCTGACCACATTCGCGTTGCCATGGAGCTGCCGTCGAACGAAGCCGTCTGCGCCGCCGTCGTGGCTGGCGCTGGTGCAAGCATCATTTCACGCTTGGTTGCCGCCGCCTTGATCGGCACCGGCGATCTCATCGCCATCAAGGCCTCGCTGCCGACACGGCGCTTCATCCAGCTGCGCCACAAGGAGCGCTATGTGACGCAGGCGACAAGGGAGATGTCGGAGATGATGGGGGCGCGATGA
- a CDS encoding Lrp/AsnC family transcriptional regulator, with the protein MTDVADQPLESTRRLDAIDRKILTVLQEDASLSVAEIGDRVGLSSTPCWKRIQRLEADGVILRRVALVDQNKIGLGISVFVSVESGDHSDAWLKKFADAVSAMPEVMEFYRMAGDVDYMLRVVVADMQSYDIFYKKLISAVALKNVTSRFAMEKIKSVTALPVPPMPAA; encoded by the coding sequence ATGACCGATGTCGCCGACCAGCCCCTTGAATCCACCCGCCGCCTCGATGCGATCGATCGCAAGATCCTGACGGTGCTGCAGGAAGACGCCTCGCTATCGGTGGCCGAGATCGGCGACCGCGTGGGGCTTTCGTCGACACCGTGCTGGAAGCGCATCCAGCGCCTCGAGGCCGATGGCGTGATCCTCCGCCGGGTGGCGCTGGTCGATCAGAACAAGATCGGCCTCGGTATCTCGGTGTTTGTCTCGGTGGAGAGCGGCGACCATTCCGACGCCTGGCTGAAGAAATTCGCCGATGCCGTCAGCGCCATGCCGGAAGTCATGGAATTCTACCGGATGGCCGGCGACGTCGACTACATGCTGCGCGTGGTGGTCGCGGACATGCAGAGCTACGACATTTTTTACAAGAAGCTGATCAGTGCCGTGGCGCTGAAGAACGTCACCTCTCGCTTCGCCATGGAGAAGATCAAGTCGGTCACGGCGCTGCCGGTGCCACCGATGCCGGCTGCTTGA
- a CDS encoding TIGR02281 family clan AA aspartic protease, with the protein MRSIMFFAAILIGLGTVMAQMADKMTATTPAMAKASSPAPTTEGNAKAGVRSLSIARDARGHFQTEGSIEGQRIGFMVDTGASVIALNEKSAARFGLRPSRADYNATVTTANGTLKAARARIAVVQVGELTVRDVDAMVLPDEALSENLLGLSFLSKLKRFEYANGRMVLEQ; encoded by the coding sequence ATGCGTAGTATCATGTTCTTCGCGGCGATCCTGATCGGTCTGGGCACCGTGATGGCGCAGATGGCCGACAAGATGACGGCGACGACGCCGGCTATGGCGAAGGCGTCATCCCCCGCACCCACCACAGAGGGCAACGCAAAGGCCGGTGTCCGCAGCCTGTCGATTGCGCGCGATGCGCGCGGTCACTTCCAGACTGAGGGGAGTATCGAGGGCCAGCGCATCGGCTTCATGGTCGATACTGGCGCGTCCGTCATCGCATTGAATGAAAAGTCGGCGGCGCGATTTGGCCTGCGTCCCTCGCGTGCCGATTATAACGCCACGGTGACAACGGCGAACGGAACGCTGAAGGCTGCGCGCGCGCGAATCGCTGTCGTGCAGGTCGGCGAGCTGACCGTGCGTGATGTCGATGCGATGGTGCTGCCCGATGAGGCACTGTCCGAGAATCTGCTCGGCCTGTCGTTTCTCTCGAAGTTGAAACGCTTCGAATATGCAAATGGCCGGATGGTACTCGAACAGTAG
- the hrpB gene encoding ATP-dependent helicase HrpB, whose protein sequence is MTRTFDTSLPIDAVLDDLSGALEAGNAAVLVAPPGAGKTTRVPLALLDAPWLQGKKIIMLEPRRIAARASAERMAKTLGERVGETVGYRVRFGSKISRNTRIEVVTEGIFSRQILDDPELKTIGAVLFDEFHERSLDADMGLALARDAQTGLREDLRILVMSATIDGARIAKLLGEAPVIASEGRAYPVETRYLGRKPDIQLERQMADAIATALRADPGSVLAFLPGAAEIRRTQNFLAERVHDASIEIVPLFGALDAGVQDRAIQPAPKGQRKVVLATSIAETSLTIEGVRIVVDSGVARVPRYEPDIGLTRLETVRASRAAVDQRRGRAGRTEPGICYRLWDEPQTASLPAYTQPEILSADLSTLVLDLAQWGVSDPAQLTFLDPPPAPALKEARGLLGELGALDGDGRITEEGHALRALALPPRLARMIVDSARFGYGEEAAEIAAILTERGLGGDSVDLDHRLDQFRRDRSQRVGSARQLAERWADQVEKSSSAQENEELSTGTMLAFAFPDRVARNRGNGSFVLANGRGASIEQSAALARAPYIAVAELTGTAANGRILLAAPIAQADIETRFADQIENTDDVSFDRASMSLRGRRKRVLHAITLSEAPFTLKPSEDTARVFADGLVAAGIDRLPWSKALEQWRGRVMFLRASEGDAWPDLSDTALAAARESWLMPALFDKTSLKDFSAGDLSDAVMGLLPWDLRARLDKEAPTHFEAPTGTVLAIDYEAEQGPTIAVRLQELFGLNTHPSVAKGKVPLVLELLSPAQRPVQVTRDLPGFWRGSYLDVRSDLRGRYPRHPWPEDPANALPTRRVKPRGT, encoded by the coding sequence TTGACCCGAACCTTCGATACATCCCTGCCCATCGATGCTGTGCTTGACGACCTGTCGGGCGCGCTGGAGGCCGGCAATGCCGCGGTGCTGGTGGCCCCGCCGGGCGCCGGCAAGACCACGCGCGTGCCGCTGGCGCTGCTCGATGCGCCGTGGCTGCAGGGCAAGAAGATCATCATGCTGGAGCCGCGGCGCATCGCCGCCCGGGCGAGCGCCGAGCGGATGGCGAAGACGCTGGGCGAACGCGTCGGCGAGACTGTCGGCTATCGGGTGCGCTTCGGCTCCAAGATCTCGCGCAATACCCGGATTGAGGTCGTCACCGAAGGCATCTTCTCGCGGCAGATTCTCGATGACCCCGAGCTGAAGACTATCGGGGCGGTGCTGTTCGACGAATTTCACGAGCGCTCGCTCGATGCCGATATGGGCCTCGCGCTGGCGCGAGATGCGCAGACCGGATTGCGCGAGGATCTGCGCATCCTGGTGATGTCGGCAACCATCGACGGCGCGCGCATCGCGAAACTGCTTGGCGAAGCGCCGGTCATTGCCAGCGAGGGACGCGCCTATCCTGTGGAGACGCGCTACCTCGGCCGCAAGCCCGACATCCAGCTTGAGCGGCAGATGGCCGACGCCATCGCGACCGCCTTGCGTGCCGATCCCGGCTCGGTGCTGGCGTTCCTGCCGGGCGCCGCGGAAATCCGCCGCACGCAGAATTTTCTCGCCGAGCGCGTGCACGACGCGTCCATCGAGATCGTGCCGTTGTTCGGTGCACTTGATGCCGGCGTGCAGGACCGTGCGATCCAGCCGGCGCCCAAGGGGCAGCGCAAGGTGGTGCTGGCGACCTCGATTGCCGAGACCTCGCTGACCATCGAAGGCGTGCGCATCGTCGTGGATTCCGGCGTCGCGCGCGTGCCGCGCTATGAGCCGGACATTGGGCTGACGCGGCTGGAAACCGTGCGGGCCTCGCGCGCCGCCGTCGATCAGCGCCGCGGCCGTGCAGGACGTACGGAGCCCGGCATCTGTTATCGGCTGTGGGACGAGCCGCAGACGGCGTCGCTGCCGGCCTACACGCAGCCGGAAATTCTCAGCGCCGATCTGTCGACGCTGGTGCTCGATCTTGCGCAATGGGGCGTCAGCGATCCCGCGCAACTGACCTTCCTGGATCCGCCGCCCGCGCCGGCGCTGAAGGAAGCGCGCGGCCTGCTCGGCGAACTCGGCGCGCTGGATGGCGATGGCCGCATCACCGAGGAAGGTCACGCGCTGCGCGCGCTGGCGCTGCCGCCGCGACTGGCGCGCATGATCGTGGATTCGGCGCGGTTCGGTTATGGCGAGGAGGCCGCCGAGATCGCTGCCATCCTCACTGAACGTGGTCTTGGTGGCGATAGCGTCGATCTCGACCACCGCCTCGATCAATTCCGCCGCGACCGTTCGCAGCGCGTCGGTAGCGCTCGGCAGCTCGCGGAGCGCTGGGCTGATCAGGTGGAAAAATCTTCTTCAGCCCAAGAGAACGAGGAGCTTTCCACCGGCACCATGCTTGCTTTCGCTTTCCCGGACCGAGTCGCCAGGAACCGCGGCAATGGCAGTTTTGTGCTCGCCAATGGACGCGGGGCGTCGATCGAACAAAGCGCCGCACTGGCGCGCGCGCCTTACATCGCGGTGGCCGAACTCACCGGCACCGCCGCCAATGGCCGTATCCTGCTGGCGGCGCCGATCGCGCAGGCCGATATCGAAACGCGTTTCGCCGATCAGATCGAGAATACCGACGATGTCAGTTTCGATCGTGCGTCGATGTCGCTGCGCGGGCGCCGCAAGCGTGTGCTGCATGCGATCACGCTCTCGGAAGCGCCGTTCACACTGAAGCCGTCCGAAGACACCGCGCGTGTTTTCGCCGACGGTCTTGTGGCCGCGGGCATCGACCGCTTGCCATGGTCGAAGGCGCTGGAGCAGTGGCGGGGGCGCGTGATGTTCCTGCGCGCGTCGGAAGGCGACGCCTGGCCCGATCTGTCCGACACTGCGCTCGCCGCGGCGCGCGAGAGCTGGCTGATGCCGGCGCTATTCGACAAGACCTCGCTGAAGGATTTTTCGGCCGGCGATCTGTCAGATGCCGTGATGGGCCTGCTGCCCTGGGATCTGCGCGCGCGGCTCGACAAGGAAGCGCCGACGCATTTCGAGGCGCCGACGGGGACCGTGCTGGCGATCGATTATGAAGCTGAGCAGGGGCCGACCATTGCCGTCCGTCTGCAGGAATTGTTCGGGCTGAACACCCATCCCTCGGTCGCCAAGGGCAAGGTGCCGCTGGTGCTGGAATTGCTGTCGCCGGCGCAGCGGCCGGTGCAGGTGACGCGCGACCTGCCGGGCTTCTGGCGGGGCAGCTACCTCGATGTGCGCTCCGACCTGCGCGGCCGCTATCCGCGCCATCCCTGGCCGGAAGACCCCGCCAATGCACTGCCGACGCGCCGCGTAAAGCCGCGCGGGACGTGA
- a CDS encoding phosphomannomutase/phosphoglucomutase, with amino-acid sequence MFPKPKPLLVPNTYAYESEPMVKATGFREYDARWLFGKEINLMGIQALGMGLGALIAELGQKQEIVTGHDFRGYSASIKYALMTGLMAAGCKVHDIGLAVTPMAYFAQFDLDVPCVAMVTASHNDNGWTGVKIGASKPLTFGPDEMTRLKEIVLNAEFKNKAGGSYQFHENYPARYIADLTNRPKLKRKLKVVVACGNGTAGAFAPQVMEAIGCEVIPLDTELDHTFPKYNPNPEDMEMLHAIRDAVLEHKADVGLGFDGDGDRCGVVDNTGEEIFADKVGVMLARDMSAVHKDATFVVDVKSTGLFVTDPVLQKQNAKTTYWKTGHSYMKRRTNELNALAGFEKSGHFFFNAPVGRGYDDGLVSAIAICEMMDRAPGKTMADLKDALPKTWSSPTMSPHCADETKYGVVTAVVKHFEDAQKKGDKVAGQAIRDLVTVNGVRVTCEDGSWGLVRASSNKPELVVVVESPVSEARMHDMFEAMNVVLRTHPEVGAYNQTI; translated from the coding sequence ATGTTTCCGAAGCCGAAGCCCTTGCTCGTGCCGAATACCTACGCTTACGAATCCGAGCCGATGGTAAAGGCCACGGGTTTTCGCGAATATGACGCGCGCTGGCTGTTCGGCAAGGAAATCAACCTGATGGGCATTCAGGCGCTGGGCATGGGGCTCGGTGCGTTGATTGCAGAACTCGGCCAGAAACAGGAAATCGTCACCGGGCACGATTTCCGCGGCTACTCCGCCTCGATCAAATACGCGCTGATGACGGGCCTGATGGCCGCCGGCTGCAAGGTCCATGATATCGGCCTCGCGGTAACGCCGATGGCCTATTTCGCGCAGTTCGATCTCGATGTGCCCTGTGTCGCCATGGTGACGGCCTCGCATAACGACAATGGCTGGACCGGTGTGAAGATAGGCGCCAGCAAGCCGCTGACCTTCGGCCCGGACGAGATGACCCGGCTCAAGGAAATCGTGCTCAATGCCGAGTTCAAGAACAAGGCTGGCGGCTCCTATCAATTCCACGAGAATTATCCGGCGCGCTATATCGCCGATCTCACCAACCGCCCGAAGCTGAAGCGCAAGCTGAAGGTCGTCGTGGCCTGCGGCAACGGTACCGCCGGTGCTTTCGCGCCGCAAGTGATGGAAGCGATCGGCTGCGAGGTGATCCCGCTGGATACCGAGCTCGATCACACCTTTCCGAAATACAATCCGAATCCGGAAGACATGGAAATGCTGCACGCGATCCGCGATGCAGTGCTCGAACACAAGGCCGATGTCGGTCTCGGTTTCGACGGTGACGGTGATCGCTGCGGCGTCGTCGACAACACCGGCGAGGAAATCTTCGCCGACAAGGTCGGCGTGATGCTCGCGCGCGATATGTCCGCGGTTCACAAGGATGCGACCTTCGTGGTCGACGTGAAATCGACCGGATTATTCGTGACCGATCCGGTGCTGCAGAAGCAGAATGCGAAGACGACCTATTGGAAGACCGGCCATTCCTACATGAAGCGCCGCACCAATGAGCTGAATGCGCTCGCTGGCTTCGAAAAGTCCGGTCACTTCTTCTTCAATGCGCCGGTGGGGCGCGGCTATGACGACGGCCTCGTGTCGGCGATTGCGATCTGCGAGATGATGGACCGCGCGCCGGGTAAGACCATGGCCGATCTCAAGGACGCGCTGCCGAAGACCTGGTCGTCGCCGACCATGTCGCCGCATTGTGCCGACGAGACCAAATACGGCGTCGTCACTGCGGTGGTGAAGCATTTCGAGGATGCGCAGAAGAAAGGCGACAAGGTTGCCGGACAAGCGATCCGTGATCTCGTGACCGTCAACGGCGTGCGCGTCACCTGCGAGGACGGCAGCTGGGGTCTTGTGCGCGCATCGTCCAACAAGCCGGAACTCGTGGTCGTGGTCGAAAGCCCGGTCTCCGAAGCGCGGATGCACGACATGTTCGAGGCCATGAATGTGGTGCTGCGGACGCATCCGGAAGTCGGTGCGTATAACCAGACGATTTAG
- a CDS encoding acyltransferase family protein: MTTSGTFAVADRAAQSGTERIDWVDYAKGICIIMVVMMHSVLGVELAAGQTGYMHLLVAFAKPFRMPDFFLISGLFLARVIDRDWRTYLDRKVVHFLYFYVLWVTIQFGFKAPGFAAEHGWAYVANLYLTSYIEPFGTLWFIYMLPVFFIVTKLARRVPPLLIWGIAAALEMAHISTGWTMIDEFCARFVYFYSGYLFATQVFALSDRARAKPAMALIGLAAWALVNAALVYDGCSEWPVISLMLGFAGAVAIIVMGTLLAKMQWLGFIRFFGEHSIVIYLAFFLPMATSRALLLKFSPFDIGTISLLVTLCGVIGALVIWRLALMVRANFLFERPTAFWIAPKKKGATLQAAE; encoded by the coding sequence ATGACCACCAGTGGCACCTTCGCCGTCGCCGATCGCGCGGCGCAGTCGGGGACAGAGCGAATCGACTGGGTCGATTACGCCAAGGGGATCTGCATCATCATGGTGGTGATGATGCATTCGGTGCTGGGCGTGGAACTAGCCGCCGGCCAGACCGGCTACATGCATCTGCTGGTGGCCTTTGCCAAACCGTTCCGGATGCCGGATTTCTTCCTGATCTCGGGGCTCTTTCTGGCCCGTGTCATCGACCGCGACTGGCGGACCTATCTCGACCGCAAGGTCGTCCACTTCCTGTATTTCTACGTGCTGTGGGTGACCATCCAGTTCGGCTTCAAGGCGCCCGGCTTCGCCGCCGAACATGGCTGGGCCTACGTCGCCAACCTCTATCTGACCTCCTATATCGAGCCGTTCGGTACGCTGTGGTTCATCTATATGCTGCCGGTGTTCTTCATCGTCACCAAGCTGGCGCGGCGCGTGCCGCCGCTGCTGATCTGGGGCATCGCCGCCGCGCTGGAGATGGCGCATATCAGCACCGGTTGGACGATGATCGACGAGTTCTGCGCGCGCTTCGTCTATTTCTATTCCGGCTATCTGTTCGCAACGCAGGTGTTCGCGTTGTCCGATCGTGCGCGCGCCAAGCCGGCGATGGCATTGATCGGCCTTGCGGCCTGGGCGCTGGTCAATGCCGCGCTTGTCTATGATGGCTGCAGCGAATGGCCCGTGATCTCGCTGATGCTCGGCTTTGCCGGCGCGGTCGCCATCATCGTGATGGGCACGCTGCTGGCGAAAATGCAGTGGCTCGGCTTCATCCGCTTCTTCGGCGAGCATTCCATTGTCATCTATCTCGCCTTCTTCCTGCCGATGGCGACATCGCGCGCGCTGCTGCTGAAATTCAGCCCGTTCGACATCGGCACGATCTCGCTGCTGGTGACACTCTGCGGGGTCATCGGCGCGCTGGTGATCTGGAGGCTCGCACTGATGGTTCGTGCGAACTTCCTGTTCGAGCGCCCGACAGCGTTCTGGATCGCACCGAAGAAGAAAGGCGCGACCCTGCAGGCGGCGGAGTAA
- a CDS encoding YeiH family protein, with translation MTVLAQDANRTSPLAARNLPLLPGLALTAAIAGAAFALREMPYVGLASPMILAIGIGIAIQNTSGTPAAAKAGITFSMRSILRFAIILLGLQITAAQLLEVGAVGFAVIAATLIATFVFTTWLGRTMGIDRQLVELIAAGTSICGASAVIATNTVTRAPDEDVAYAVACVTIFGSIAMFVYPLLGSALQLDPHHFGLWAGASIHEIAQVVAATFQQSRDAGEFGTVAKLARVMMLAPVVITLGLLATRRTRAIGAESGSAKVPMPWFAFGFVAMVIVNSLVNVPHAAMTVIVPVTTFLLTMALAAMGLETNIQKLCAKGLRPLLLGAAAFLFIASFSLVLVKIAT, from the coding sequence ATGACCGTTCTTGCCCAAGATGCGAACCGCACTAGCCCGCTTGCTGCTCGCAACCTCCCGCTTCTTCCCGGATTGGCGCTCACCGCCGCAATCGCCGGCGCCGCATTCGCCTTGCGTGAGATGCCCTATGTCGGCCTGGCCAGTCCGATGATCCTGGCCATCGGCATCGGTATCGCGATCCAGAACACATCCGGCACGCCGGCTGCAGCCAAAGCCGGCATCACCTTCTCCATGCGCAGCATCCTGCGCTTCGCCATCATCCTGCTCGGCCTGCAGATCACCGCGGCGCAATTGCTCGAGGTTGGCGCCGTCGGTTTTGCAGTGATCGCAGCGACGCTCATTGCAACCTTCGTCTTCACCACCTGGCTCGGCCGCACTATGGGCATCGACCGCCAGCTTGTCGAACTGATTGCCGCCGGCACATCGATCTGCGGCGCCTCCGCCGTGATCGCGACCAACACCGTGACCCGCGCGCCCGATGAGGATGTCGCCTATGCGGTCGCCTGCGTCACCATCTTTGGCTCGATTGCCATGTTCGTCTATCCGCTACTCGGTAGCGCGCTGCAGCTCGACCCACATCATTTCGGACTTTGGGCTGGCGCATCGATCCACGAGATCGCGCAGGTGGTCGCGGCCACCTTCCAGCAGAGCCGCGACGCCGGCGAATTCGGCACCGTCGCGAAACTCGCGCGCGTGATGATGCTGGCACCGGTGGTGATCACACTTGGCCTGCTGGCGACACGGCGCACACGTGCCATCGGCGCGGAATCCGGCAGCGCCAAGGTGCCGATGCCATGGTTCGCCTTCGGCTTCGTGGCGATGGTGATCGTCAACAGCCTCGTCAACGTCCCGCATGCGGCCATGACAGTGATCGTGCCGGTCACGACCTTCCTGCTGACTATGGCGCTCGCCGCAATGGGGCTGGAAACCAATATCCAGAAGCTGTGCGCCAAGGGCCTGCGCCCGCTGCTGCTCGGCGCCGCAGCCTTCCTCTTCATTGCCAGCTTCAGCCTTGTACTGGTGAAAATAGCTACATGA
- a CDS encoding sugar kinase, protein MSAKPVHVLCIGLPVRDLTFAVESVPGRGQKFPSQRFAQIIGGNALNAAIGVSRLGGRSSMTGPMGDKSETADQFLFDDLAKEGIDSAHLVHMPGLVTPISAVMIDPSGERTIVTFRDPELWKVKLPDHDVLLKDSSAILVESRCAGFATELCIEARHRGIPVVVDIDSTLSQREGLLTASSHLIFSDDALQSTAGITDNLKALQKMATLTSSFLAVTRGPRGTLWLDEQGHPKETPAFPVHTVDTLGAGDIFHGAFALEFAGGKSVPEALRFASAAAALKCTRYGGAFACPQRAEVEQLLRESRVGALS, encoded by the coding sequence ATGAGTGCCAAGCCTGTCCACGTATTGTGCATCGGCCTGCCGGTTCGCGACCTGACCTTTGCCGTCGAATCCGTACCCGGGCGTGGCCAGAAATTCCCTTCCCAACGGTTCGCCCAGATCATCGGCGGCAACGCGCTCAACGCCGCCATCGGCGTCAGCCGGCTGGGCGGCCGGTCGTCAATGACCGGACCGATGGGCGACAAGAGCGAAACCGCCGACCAGTTTCTGTTCGACGATCTTGCCAAGGAAGGCATCGACTCCGCGCATCTGGTGCATATGCCGGGTCTGGTGACACCGATCTCGGCCGTCATGATCGACCCTTCGGGCGAGCGCACCATCGTCACCTTCCGCGATCCCGAACTCTGGAAGGTGAAGTTGCCCGACCACGACGTGCTGCTGAAGGACAGCAGCGCCATCCTGGTCGAGAGCCGCTGCGCGGGCTTTGCCACCGAGCTTTGCATCGAGGCGCGCCATCGCGGCATTCCCGTCGTCGTCGATATCGATAGCACGCTGTCACAGCGCGAGGGCCTGCTGACCGCTTCCTCGCACCTGATCTTCTCGGACGATGCGCTGCAATCGACCGCTGGGATCACCGACAATCTCAAGGCGCTGCAGAAGATGGCAACGCTGACCTCGTCCTTCCTCGCCGTCACCCGCGGCCCCCGCGGTACGCTTTGGCTCGACGAGCAGGGACATCCGAAGGAAACTCCGGCCTTCCCGGTTCACACCGTTGATACCCTCGGCGCCGGCGACATTTTCCATGGCGCCTTCGCGCTGGAATTCGCGGGCGGCAAGTCGGTACCGGAGGCGCTGCGCTTCGCGTCCGCCGCCGCGGCCCTGAAATGCACCCGCTATGGCGGTGCTTTTGCCTGCCCGCAACGTGCTGAAGTCGAACAGCTTTTGAGGGAATCCAGGGTCGGCGCCCTTAGCTGA